A window of the Syntrophothermus lipocalidus DSM 12680 genome harbors these coding sequences:
- a CDS encoding 3-isopropylmalate dehydratase small subunit encodes MELRGKAHKFGDDVNTDYIISGRYKFKTLDMTELAKHVMEDLDPDFYSKVQKGDMIVAGKNFGCGSSREQAPWAIIHAGISAVLAKSFARIFYRNCINTGLPLIECDTDRIEPGDELEVDLERGVISNLTQGTEIPIKPLPKVMIKILSDGGLVEHFKKYGTFNFD; translated from the coding sequence ATGGAACTTAGAGGGAAAGCACACAAGTTCGGTGATGATGTCAACACCGACTACATAATCTCGGGACGGTATAAGTTTAAAACCTTAGACATGACAGAGCTGGCCAAGCACGTTATGGAGGACCTGGATCCCGATTTTTATTCGAAGGTTCAAAAGGGAGATATGATAGTTGCTGGGAAGAACTTCGGCTGCGGGTCGTCACGTGAACAGGCTCCATGGGCAATCATACATGCCGGTATCAGCGCGGTCCTGGCCAAGTCCTTTGCCCGCATTTTTTATCGCAACTGCATCAACACCGGGTTGCCTCTTATCGAGTGCGATACCGACCGCATTGAGCCGGGGGACGAGCTCGAGGTGGATCTGGAACGAGGGGTAATTTCTAATTTAACCCAGGGAACTGAGATTCCGATAAAGCCGTTGCCCAAGGTTATGATCAAGATCCTCTCGGACGGGGGGCTGGTGGAACACTTCAAGAAATACGGCACGTTCAATTTTGACTGA
- a CDS encoding carbohydrate-binding protein: MARAEIEGGVIAHPVPVTAGAEVNIKYNGLLAASGADAVYLHYGYGPADHWADVADLPMHRTSDGFEASIKVKSNDRLNFCFKDSANNWDNNSGKDWSYTIHSGRKP; this comes from the coding sequence ATGGCTCGGGCAGAGATTGAAGGCGGGGTAATAGCGCATCCGGTGCCGGTTACGGCTGGGGCTGAGGTTAATATCAAGTACAATGGCCTCTTGGCTGCCAGCGGGGCAGATGCCGTCTACCTTCATTACGGGTACGGTCCAGCCGATCACTGGGCCGATGTTGCCGACTTGCCCATGCACCGAACTTCAGACGGGTTTGAAGCCAGCATCAAAGTAAAATCTAATGACCGGCTGAATTTCTGTTTCAAAGATAGTGCCAACAACTGGGATAACAACAGCGGCAAGGATTGGAGTTATACTATTCATTCTGGCAGGAAGCCCTAG
- a CDS encoding glycosyltransferase family 4 protein: MRVMMLSWEFPPRVVGGLAMHVYDLSTSMVRQGLEVTVVTCGGSESLERERVEGVEVLRVRPYDLPTADILGWSLQLNVAILERAIDYVNQEGEVDIIHAHDWLVACAARALKHGYRIPMVATVHATEYGRNNGLHNQLQRSISDIEWWLTYEAWRVICCSSYMVDEVRRVFNLPSDKIRLIPNGVYPERLRQKEVPTGFKDRWALPYEKIVFFVGRLVPEKGVQVLLEAVPKILGHCPEAKFVIAGTGPFHDFLRQKANDLGLGDKVCFTGYISEEDRDRLYQVADVAVFPSLYEPFGIVALEAMAAGTPVVVSDSGGLAEIVKNNEDGLWAITGSANSLADRVIEILTNRDLAQKLAHNAIEKVYAQYDWRIISAKTVEVYEEILKESKNSGFRAPRKYEWPFRRQSLVARRATDPALS, from the coding sequence ATGCGAGTGATGATGCTTTCCTGGGAGTTTCCTCCAAGAGTGGTCGGGGGACTGGCTATGCACGTGTACGATTTGTCTACATCGATGGTTCGACAAGGACTGGAGGTAACGGTCGTAACCTGCGGCGGGTCAGAGTCACTGGAGAGAGAGAGGGTTGAAGGAGTAGAAGTATTGCGCGTTCGCCCTTATGACTTGCCTACCGCTGACATCCTGGGCTGGTCACTTCAGTTGAACGTAGCTATCCTGGAAAGGGCCATAGACTATGTGAACCAGGAAGGAGAGGTGGATATAATACACGCTCACGACTGGTTGGTAGCATGCGCGGCTCGGGCGTTGAAACACGGCTACAGAATTCCTATGGTGGCTACTGTGCACGCTACCGAGTACGGGCGCAATAACGGGCTCCATAACCAGTTACAGAGAAGTATAAGTGACATCGAATGGTGGCTAACCTATGAAGCCTGGCGGGTCATATGTTGTTCTAGCTATATGGTCGATGAAGTGCGGCGGGTGTTTAATTTGCCTTCCGATAAAATACGTTTGATACCTAATGGGGTATACCCGGAAAGATTGCGGCAGAAGGAAGTGCCGACCGGTTTTAAAGATAGATGGGCCCTCCCTTACGAAAAGATAGTGTTTTTTGTGGGCAGGTTGGTGCCGGAAAAAGGGGTGCAAGTGCTTCTGGAGGCTGTGCCTAAAATTCTCGGGCATTGTCCTGAAGCAAAATTCGTTATCGCTGGAACCGGTCCTTTTCACGATTTCTTGCGACAAAAGGCAAACGACTTGGGTCTTGGGGATAAGGTCTGTTTCACAGGGTATATCAGTGAAGAGGACCGTGACCGGCTGTACCAGGTAGCCGATGTAGCGGTCTTTCCCAGTCTTTACGAACCGTTTGGCATAGTAGCTCTCGAGGCCATGGCTGCAGGAACCCCGGTTGTGGTTTCGGACAGCGGTGGGTTAGCGGAGATAGTAAAAAACAACGAAGACGGGCTGTGGGCTATAACCGGGTCAGCCAATTCCCTGGCGGACAGGGTGATAGAGATATTAACAAACCGAGATCTAGCCCAAAAACTTGCCCACAATGCAATTGAGAAGGTGTACGCCCAATATGACTGGAGGATAATCTCAGCTAAAACCGTGGAAGTGTACGAAGAAATTCTGAAAGAAAGCAAAAACAGCGGGTTTCGAGCTCCGCGCAAGTATGAATGGCCTTTTCGTCGGCAAAGCCTGGTTGCGAGGCGAGCCACAGACCCGGCACTCAGCTGA
- a CDS encoding carbohydrate-binding protein → MASEIRMQGGVVASPYPVNTGENLKIIYNGLLAQSGADRVFLHMGYGPSTHWASIHDQEMMRTDRGFETTLKVERPDRINFCFKDSANNWDNNNGMNWSV, encoded by the coding sequence ATGGCTAGCGAAATCAGAATGCAAGGTGGAGTTGTGGCCAGCCCGTACCCGGTCAACACCGGGGAAAATCTAAAAATAATTTATAACGGGTTATTGGCACAGAGTGGAGCCGACCGGGTCTTTTTGCACATGGGTTACGGACCTTCCACCCATTGGGCGAGCATCCATGACCAGGAGATGATGCGGACAGATCGCGGGTTCGAAACTACCTTGAAGGTAGAGAGACCTGACCGTATCAACTTTTGTTTCAAAGACTCGGCCAACAATTGGGATAACAACAACGGTATGAATTGGAGTGTGTGA
- the icd gene encoding NADP-dependent isocitrate dehydrogenase, producing MNILVEGEKIRVVNGALQVPDNPIIPFIIGDGTGPDIWAAASRVLEAAVERAYQGKKKIVWKEILAGEKAFNLIGQWLPQETIDTIREYVIAIKGPLTTPIGGGIRSLNVALRQELDLYACVRPVRYFKGVPSPVKRPEDTDMVIFRENTEDIYAGIEWPKGSEEVKKVIRFLKDEMGVKNIRFPETSAIGIKPISEEGSKRLVRAAIRYALSEGRKSVTLVHKGNIMKFTEGGFKNWGYEVAEQEFGDHVFTWNQYDEIKERKGEKAANEAQAEAEAQGKLIVKDVIADIFLQQILTRPREFDVIATMNLNGDYISDALAAQVGGIGIAPGANINYDTGHAVFEATHGTAPKYAGLDKVNPSSVLLSGEMMLRHLGWHEAADLIIGAVERTIASKIVTYDFARLMEGATEVKCSEFGDALIQNL from the coding sequence GTGAATATTTTGGTCGAGGGTGAAAAAATCAGGGTGGTCAACGGAGCGCTGCAGGTTCCGGATAATCCGATAATTCCTTTTATTATCGGTGATGGTACCGGGCCCGATATATGGGCAGCAGCATCAAGGGTACTCGAGGCTGCGGTAGAAAGAGCATATCAGGGCAAGAAAAAAATTGTATGGAAAGAGATTCTCGCGGGTGAAAAGGCTTTTAACTTGATAGGACAGTGGCTTCCTCAGGAAACCATAGATACCATCAGGGAGTACGTTATAGCAATAAAAGGGCCACTTACTACTCCTATAGGTGGCGGCATCCGTTCTCTGAACGTGGCTTTGCGGCAAGAGCTGGATCTATATGCCTGTGTTAGACCGGTGCGTTATTTCAAAGGAGTACCATCTCCGGTCAAAAGGCCCGAGGACACGGACATGGTGATATTTAGAGAAAATACAGAAGACATCTATGCAGGCATCGAGTGGCCAAAAGGGTCGGAAGAGGTCAAGAAGGTCATAAGGTTCTTAAAAGACGAAATGGGAGTGAAAAACATAAGGTTTCCCGAAACATCGGCCATTGGCATAAAGCCCATATCGGAAGAAGGGAGCAAGAGGCTGGTTCGAGCGGCAATAAGGTATGCGCTGAGCGAAGGACGAAAGAGCGTGACCCTGGTTCACAAGGGGAACATTATGAAGTTTACTGAGGGAGGCTTCAAGAACTGGGGGTACGAAGTAGCGGAACAGGAGTTTGGGGACCACGTCTTTACCTGGAACCAGTACGATGAGATCAAGGAACGTAAAGGAGAAAAAGCAGCTAATGAGGCTCAAGCAGAGGCTGAGGCCCAGGGCAAGCTCATAGTTAAGGACGTAATTGCCGATATCTTTTTGCAGCAGATACTGACCCGTCCTCGAGAATTCGATGTTATAGCTACTATGAACCTCAATGGTGATTACATTTCTGATGCGTTAGCCGCGCAGGTAGGGGGGATTGGAATTGCCCCAGGAGCTAACATCAACTATGATACTGGACATGCGGTATTTGAAGCAACCCACGGAACAGCTCCCAAATACGCCGGGCTGGACAAGGTCAATCCTTCCTCGGTTCTTTTGTCAGGGGAAATGATGTTGCGGCACTTGGGATGGCATGAAGCCGCGGATCTCATTATAGGAGCTGTGGAAAGAACCATAGCGAGTAAGATCGTGACCTATGACTTTGCCCGGTTGATGGAGGGCGCAACCGAAGTAAAATGCTCGGAATTCGGGGATGCTCTAATTCAAAACCTGTAG